A single region of the Silene latifolia isolate original U9 population chromosome 8, ASM4854445v1, whole genome shotgun sequence genome encodes:
- the LOC141596438 gene encoding putative pectin methyltransferase QUA2 — MSRPLQRGISGEQRRFSVDSNGSRDSDDSQKKDKTEKEDIHGSRSLSDNSFLSLKTQFRLLSSDNPSPKLGVNEIGAKPRNRHKFAMVVIRISLALIVILALTISFWWTISISSSSRGHIIHSYRRMQEQLVSDLLAISDLSLGTSKVTELDFCFEEYENFVPCYNVSNKALGYSSGNEYDRLCEHDLRRECLISPPLNYRNPLRWPTGRDVIWVANVKISAQEVLSSGSLTKRMMMLDDEQISFRSDSLTSDSIEDYSHQVAEMIGLRSSANFVQAGVRNILDIDCGFGTFGAHLFSNQLLTMCIAPYELSGSQVQLTLERGLPAMISSFTTKQLPFPSLSYDMVHCARCAIDWDIKDGLYLIEVDRVLRPGGYFVWTSPITNARNKVNQKRWNLVDSFTKSLCWELLSQQEETVVWKKTAKRGCYFSRKPGTVPAVCSKGLDIESPYYRPLQTCISGTRSPRWVSVDQRSTWPSRAKLNEKELQPHGLRSEDLVDDNAIWNSAVRDYWSLLSPIIFSDHPKRPGDEDPSPPFNMLRNVLDMNARFGGFNAALMDTGKSVWVMNVVPTSGPNYLPLILDRGFVGVLHDWCEAFPTYPRTYDMVHADGLLTLENQLQRRCITSDILVEIDRILRPEGWVIFRDTVSVIESARPIIAQLRWEARVIDLESNNKEKLLVCQKPFFKKHAK; from the exons ATGTCAAGGCCTCTGCAAAGAGGCATATCTGGCGAACAAAGGCGGTTTTCTGTTGACAGCAATGGCTCCAGGGACTCTGATGACTCACAAAAGAAAGACAAAACAGAAAAGGAAGATATTCATGGGTCTCGTTCTTTGTCCGATAATAGCTTTTTATCGTTAAAAACACAATTTCGATTACTTTCTTCTGATAACCCGTCTCCAAAATTGGGTGTGAATGAAATTGGTGCCAAACCAAGAAATCGGCACAAGTTTGCAATGGTTGTCATTAGGATCAGTTTAGCTCTCATAGTAATTCTTGCATTAACTATATCCTTTTGGTGGACAATCTCAATATCATCATCGTCTAGAGGGCATATCATTCACAGTTATAGGAGAATGCAAGAGCAACTTGTGTCCGATCTTCTAGCTATAAGTGATCTCTCTTTGGGGACGTCCAAAGTTACTGAACTGGACTTCTGTTTTGAGGAGTACGAGAATTTTGTGCCATGCTATAATGTTTCAAAcaaggctttgggttactctaGTGGAAATGAGTATGATCGTCTTTGTGAGCATGACTTAAGACGGGAATGCTTGATTTCACCTCCATTGAATTATAGGAATCCTCTTAGATGGCCTACCGGAAGAGATGTCATTTGGGTTGCAAATGTCAAAATTAGTGCTCAAGAAGTACTTTCTTCCGGAAGCTTGACTAAAAG GATGATGATGTTGGATGATGAGCAGATCTCATTTCGTTCTGATTCTCTGACATCAGATAGTATCGAGGATTACTCTCATCAAGTTGCTGAAATGATTGGGTTAAGAAGTTCGGCAAATTTTGTTCAAGCTGGG GTAAGAAATATCCTAGACATAGATTGCGGTTTTGGTACATTTGGTGCACACCTCTTTTCAAACCAGCTACTTACAATGTGCATTGCACCTTACGAGCTTTCGGGTAGTCAAGTACAGCTCACACTTGAAAGAGGTCTTCCAGCCATGATTAGTTCCTTTACGACAAAGCAGTTGCCTTTTCCATCTCTATCTTATGACATGGTCCATTGTGCAAGATGTGCCATTGACTGGGATATCAAAG ATGGCTTGTACTTGATTGAAGTTGATAGAGTCTTGAGACCAGGTGGATATTTTGTCTGGACTTCTCCTATTACCAATGCTCGTAACAAAGTAAACCAGAAGAGATGGAACCTCGTCGATAGTTTCACTAAGAGCCTTTGTTGGGAGTTATTGTCACAGCAGGAAGAAACGGTTGTTTGGAAGAAGACTGCCAAAAGAGGTTGCTATTTTTCTAG GAAACCTGGTACTGTGCCTGCTGTATGCAGCAAAGGTCTGGATATTGAATCTCCATATTATCGACCCCTCCAAACATGCATATCAGGTACTCGCAGCCCTCGATGGGTCTCGGTTGATCAAAGGTCAACTTGGCCTTCTAGAGCAAAGTTGAATGAAAAAGAGCTTCAACCTCATG GGCTACGTTCTGAAGATTTGGTCGACGACAATGCCATTTGGAATTCTGCAGTCCGTGATTATTGGTCTCTTCTGTCACCTATAATTTTCTCAGACCATCCAAAGAGACCTGGGGATGAGGATCCCTCCCCACCTTTCAACATGCTCAGGAATGTGCTAGATATGAATGCTCGCTTTGGTGGTTTTAATGCTGCTTTAATGGACACTGGCAAGTCTGTGTGGGTCATGAATGTTGTACCAACAAGCGGACCCAACTACCTACCTCTAATTCTAGACAGAGGTTTTGTCGGTGTATTGCATGACTG GTGTGAAGCATTTCCTACATATCCTCGAACTTATGATATGGTGCATGCTGACGGCCTCCTTACCTTAGAAAACCAGCTTCAGCGCAGATGTATCACGTCCGATATACTTGTTGAGATAGACCGAATACTTCGCCCAGAG GGATGGGTAATATTCCGAGACACAGTTTCAGTGATCGAGTCAGCAAGACCCATCATTGCACAGCTGAGATGGGAGGCTCGTGTTATCGACCTAGAAAGCAACAACAAAGAGAAACTCCTTGTTTGCCAGAAGCCATTTTTCAAGAAACATGCAAAGTAA